One window of Tepidanaerobacter acetatoxydans Re1 genomic DNA carries:
- a CDS encoding transposase produces the protein MYDKVPDDTTISYFRAIRLKDKTFEEFFNKILEKCIEENLVKNKHLIIDSTDVAANANFPSDKKLICQAFRKTIKETSKFNNDLSKQILKDFEEALDKEREKSQKVKVKTFAQIAKEHAEHLYLHTYDELQENKQYIKAFGLLWDIIHQYLEKSKDKIVSTVDPDARIAHKSPGNIKRGYKNNIIIDEESEIILGSIQTPFNVGDEKQLIPLLEKIKKEHNIVPEEITADKVYGTYDNRIYLKDNDITCNIDFYKEPSKKFEKYTLHDFKISTDLSSVECPNGIITKNVSQSKDQLYFKFDRNICETCPLRPKCYSKNELKRNAIKKITVPLRYDVMIRDKKHNQTEQFKTALNKRYKIERRFATQVLNHGIRRCRYLTLTGAKIHITLANIASNIIRMVNLLYDRKAYGLAKP, from the coding sequence TTGTACGATAAAGTCCCCGATGATACTACAATTAGCTACTTTAGAGCTATTAGACTAAAAGATAAAACTTTTGAGGAATTTTTCAATAAAATATTAGAAAAGTGTATAGAAGAAAACTTGGTAAAAAACAAACATTTAATCATAGACTCAACAGACGTTGCAGCAAATGCAAACTTTCCATCTGACAAAAAACTGATTTGTCAAGCCTTTAGAAAAACCATAAAAGAAACGTCTAAATTTAACAATGACCTTTCAAAGCAAATTTTAAAAGACTTTGAGGAAGCACTAGATAAAGAACGTGAAAAAAGCCAGAAAGTCAAAGTTAAAACTTTTGCTCAAATAGCAAAAGAACATGCAGAACATCTTTATCTCCATACATATGATGAACTTCAAGAAAATAAACAATACATAAAAGCGTTTGGACTGTTGTGGGATATTATTCATCAATACTTAGAAAAATCTAAAGATAAAATAGTAAGCACAGTAGACCCTGATGCAAGAATTGCCCATAAATCCCCAGGAAATATAAAACGGGGATATAAAAACAATATCATCATTGATGAAGAAAGCGAAATAATTCTAGGTTCTATTCAGACTCCCTTTAACGTAGGTGATGAAAAACAGTTAATACCGCTTTTAGAAAAGATAAAAAAAGAGCATAACATAGTTCCCGAAGAAATTACAGCCGATAAAGTATATGGAACCTATGATAATCGTATATATCTGAAAGACAACGATATCACATGCAATATAGACTTTTACAAGGAACCTAGCAAGAAATTTGAAAAGTACACATTACACGATTTCAAAATATCCACAGATTTAAGTAGTGTTGAATGTCCCAACGGAATAATTACCAAAAATGTATCACAATCTAAAGACCAACTTTACTTCAAATTTGACAGAAATATATGTGAAACATGCCCTTTAAGACCTAAGTGTTATTCTAAAAATGAACTAAAAAGAAATGCGATAAAGAAAATAACTGTACCTTTAAGATACGATGTAATGATAAGGGATAAAAAACATAACCAAACAGAACAATTCAAAACTGCTTTGAACAAAAGATATAAAATTGAAAGACGCTTTGCAACTCAAGTATTAAATCATGGTATTAGAAGATGTAGATATCTTACTTTAACTGGGGCAAAGATTCATATTACATTAGCAAATATTGCGAGCAATATAATTAGGATGGTCAATCTGCTTTATGACAGAAAGGCCTATGGTTTAGCTAAGCCTTAA
- a CDS encoding cyclic lactone autoinducer peptide, with translation MIKIRTSLASLELMVTALNVNTACMLFVHQPKLPDNAGKLRKF, from the coding sequence TTGATTAAAATTAGGACATCTCTGGCAAGTCTGGAGTTGATGGTTACGGCACTAAATGTAAACACAGCATGTATGCTTTTTGTACATCAGCCTAAATTACCTGATAATGCAGGAAAGTTACGCAAATTCTAA
- a CDS encoding methyl-accepting chemotaxis protein yields MKRKNVTIFKNKFIKGMAMKNLSKSKLSMSRSIKVKITVFFLIIVLSIVTLLSVILYLQCAAMVTKEASDRAYETVEEASNAIDVGEFVKLQTIEDEKNPSYIQMRQNLEYIRKISGAKYIFTMRKNDDGNFMYVVDGSAIEEISHIGDTEESMPAFEKVWSGEVYKDEKIHHEEGWGSFISSYYPLKDNQGNVVGFIAADYDVESVYLGLNKFKTTSIIIFLGFAVIILICGLLLSNSISKPIKNAVEYSKELENLNLTKDASQRNLNRKDEFGDLAHALHSITDSFRDIIGKISDSSEQMAAAS; encoded by the coding sequence ATGAAAAGGAAAAATGTAACTATTTTCAAAAATAAATTTATAAAGGGGATGGCTATGAAGAATCTATCAAAATCTAAATTGTCCATGAGCAGAAGCATTAAAGTAAAAATAACCGTGTTTTTTTTAATTATTGTATTATCCATAGTTACGTTGCTGTCGGTTATACTATACTTGCAATGTGCTGCGATGGTAACAAAAGAGGCATCAGATAGGGCATATGAAACAGTTGAAGAAGCTAGCAATGCAATAGACGTTGGCGAGTTTGTTAAATTGCAGACAATAGAAGATGAAAAGAATCCTTCTTATATTCAAATGAGACAAAATCTGGAATATATTAGAAAGATAAGTGGAGCTAAATACATATTCACCATGAGAAAAAATGATGACGGTAATTTTATGTATGTAGTTGACGGTTCCGCTATTGAGGAGATATCGCATATCGGCGATACTGAAGAATCAATGCCTGCCTTTGAAAAGGTTTGGAGTGGGGAAGTTTATAAAGATGAAAAGATTCACCATGAGGAAGGATGGGGGTCATTTATTAGTTCATATTATCCATTGAAGGATAATCAGGGAAATGTTGTAGGATTCATCGCGGCTGATTATGATGTTGAAAGCGTTTATCTTGGACTTAACAAATTCAAGACTACAAGCATTATAATATTTTTGGGATTTGCTGTGATAATCCTTATATGCGGATTATTATTATCAAACAGTATTTCAAAACCCATTAAAAATGCAGTGGAATATTCAAAAGAACTTGAAAATTTAAACCTTACAAAGGATGCATCCCAAAGAAATTTAAATCGGAAAGACGAATTTGGAGATTTGGCTCATGCATTACATAGTATTACTGACAGCTTTAGGGATATTATCGGTAAAATCAGTGATTCTTCTGAACAAATGGCAGCAGCATCATAG
- a CDS encoding EFR1 family ferrodoxin (N-terminal region resembles flavodoxins. C-terminal ferrodoxin region binds two 4Fe-4S clusters.): MIGVYFSGSGNTKYCVNKFLIDCIGISNIFPIEDRQSLEEIKKKDNIVLAYPIYYSNLPKIVYDFIVDNRSVWIQKNVFIIATMGLFSGDGAGLSARLLKRYGANIVGGLHLKMPDSVADVKALKRSYDKNVKLIKDADKKIEIAANNFKAGEAAQEGLNFLYHIAGLFGQRLWFYNKTKDYTNKLKIDHDKCVGCGKCALHCPMKNLQMVNKKAVSNNRCTMCYRCINQCPQKAITLLGDKVISQHCMSSYI, from the coding sequence ATGATTGGAGTTTATTTTAGTGGTAGCGGAAATACAAAATACTGTGTCAACAAGTTTTTGATAGACTGCATTGGGATATCCAACATATTCCCCATAGAGGATAGGCAGTCCTTAGAAGAAATAAAAAAGAAGGACAATATTGTTTTGGCTTATCCAATCTATTATAGCAACCTCCCTAAAATTGTATATGATTTTATTGTTGATAACCGTTCGGTATGGATACAAAAGAATGTTTTTATAATTGCTACAATGGGATTATTCAGCGGGGATGGTGCAGGCCTATCTGCAAGATTGTTGAAAAGATATGGAGCCAATATCGTCGGAGGCTTACACTTAAAAATGCCTGACAGTGTAGCTGATGTTAAGGCACTGAAACGCTCCTATGATAAAAATGTAAAACTTATTAAAGATGCTGACAAAAAAATAGAAATAGCTGCAAATAATTTTAAGGCAGGAGAGGCTGCACAAGAGGGATTAAATTTTCTGTATCATATAGCTGGACTATTTGGGCAACGACTGTGGTTTTATAACAAAACAAAGGACTATACAAACAAATTGAAAATTGATCATGATAAGTGTGTTGGCTGTGGAAAATGTGCGTTGCACTGCCCAATGAAGAATTTACAAATGGTGAATAAAAAAGCTGTTTCAAACAATCGCTGTACTATGTGTTACCGATGTATCAATCAGTGTCCCCAAAAGGCAATTACGCTTCTAGGTGATAAGGTTATTAGCCAACATTGTATGAGTAGCTATATTTAA
- a CDS encoding cyclic lactone autoinducer peptide, with protein sequence MKKLLIRIGTSLASLALMVTALNVNTACMLFVHQPKLPDNAGKLRKF encoded by the coding sequence ATGAAGAAACTGTTGATTAGAATTGGGACATCCCTGGCAAGCTTGGCGTTGATGGTTACGGCACTAAATGTAAACACAGCATGTATGCTTTTTGTACATCAGCCTAAATTGCCTGATAATGCAGGAAAGTTACGCAAATTTTAG
- a CDS encoding TetR/AcrR family transcriptional regulator, translating into MEMEKSSYHHKDLKNALIEKGIELVATDGIHNFSIRKVAAACGVSHAAPYSHFQSKEELLDAMQEHITNQFSEILELTIKEHEHDPELLAYMGLAYATFFIRNPQYFSFLYSQSNFTIDLSLSTDGQSNYRPFEIYKDIVISLLERTNYPKEKQKDAVIAMWSFIHGITSLATMKNVHYDEGWEQKIADFLAVFQSSFLNYRR; encoded by the coding sequence ATGGAAATGGAAAAATCATCATACCACCATAAAGACTTAAAAAATGCTCTTATTGAAAAAGGAATAGAACTTGTTGCTACAGATGGCATACACAACTTTTCCATTAGGAAAGTTGCAGCAGCATGTGGAGTGAGCCATGCTGCACCATACAGTCACTTTCAAAGTAAAGAAGAACTTTTGGATGCCATGCAAGAGCATATTACAAATCAATTTTCAGAAATATTAGAATTAACTATCAAGGAACACGAACATGACCCTGAACTTTTAGCATATATGGGCTTGGCTTATGCAACCTTTTTCATAAGGAATCCACAATATTTTTCATTCCTGTACTCTCAATCCAATTTCACGATTGACTTGTCACTGTCAACGGATGGTCAAAGTAATTATAGACCCTTTGAGATTTACAAAGATATTGTAATTTCTTTATTGGAACGCACGAATTACCCAAAAGAAAAACAAAAGGATGCAGTCATTGCCATGTGGTCTTTCATTCATGGAATTACCTCTTTGGCAACTATGAAAAATGTCCATTATGATGAAGGGTGGGAACAAAAAATAGCTGATTTCTTGGCGGTATTTCAAAGCTCTTTTTTGAATTACAGGAGGTGA
- a CDS encoding methyl-accepting chemotaxis protein: MEEISRTVEEIANGASDQAKNTEEGASKAVLLGEIIDTDIEYTKNINNTVSNVTQIVNEGLVEIENLSRVTDENNITNKKISDVILKTNESSDKISEASNFIASIANQTNLLALNAAIEAARAGEAGKGFAVVADEIRKMAEQSANSTHIIEQIVNELQLNAKNAVDTMKRVSEITNEQTQSVIKNKNNYKLIEEAMKESQKAIERLKASGEEMYDMKNEIMSTLANLSSIAEENSAATQEVTASMEEQAASMEEIASSSGDLSQLAQDLQNTILKFKI, encoded by the coding sequence GTGGAGGAAATTTCAAGAACCGTAGAAGAGATTGCCAACGGAGCATCGGATCAAGCCAAGAATACTGAGGAAGGTGCTTCTAAAGCGGTGCTATTGGGAGAGATTATAGATACTGACATAGAATATACAAAAAATATAAACAATACTGTGAGCAACGTCACACAAATTGTAAATGAAGGTCTCGTTGAAATTGAAAATCTTTCCAGAGTTACAGATGAAAATAATATTACTAATAAAAAGATTTCCGATGTAATCCTAAAAACAAATGAGAGCTCTGATAAAATAAGTGAGGCTAGTAATTTTATTGCTTCTATTGCAAACCAAACCAATTTATTAGCGCTGAACGCTGCTATTGAAGCAGCCAGGGCAGGGGAAGCGGGAAAAGGCTTTGCAGTTGTAGCGGATGAAATTAGAAAAATGGCTGAGCAATCGGCAAATTCAACCCATATCATTGAACAAATCGTCAATGAATTACAATTGAATGCAAAAAATGCTGTAGATACTATGAAAAGGGTATCTGAAATCACAAATGAGCAGACCCAAAGTGTTATAAAGAACAAGAATAACTATAAGCTAATCGAAGAAGCAATGAAAGAATCTCAAAAGGCCATAGAAAGATTAAAAGCCTCAGGGGAAGAAATGTATGATATGAAAAATGAGATAATGTCTACTTTAGCAAATCTATCTTCCATTGCAGAGGAGAATTCTGCAGCTACCCAAGAAGTAACAGCATCTATGGAAGAACAAGCTGCATCAATGGAGGAGATCGCAAGCTCTAGCGGAGATCTATCACAATTAGCTCAGGATCTACAAAATACCATTTTAAAGTTTAAAATATAG
- a CDS encoding recombinase family protein, whose protein sequence is MFHIFLSPYLTQGDDGKSATNTKKRDDFNAMIEDCMAGKIDMVITKSVSRFARNTVDSLQTIRKLKENNIAIFFEKEGVNTSESTGELLITILSSQAQEESRNLSENTKWGIVRRYENGIISVNHKKFMGYTKDKKSGELVILPEQAEIVRRIFRMYLEGNSILEITRALEADKIKTVTGKDKWYTGVIEKMLANEKYMGDALMQKTYTVDFLTKKRVKNNGIVPQYYIEDNHEAIIPKELFYKVQEEKARRASLNKSAITRKANKLKKEKSKFSSKYALTEILVCAECGHPYRRQTWSKYGQKSAVWRCENRLKNGTKASCKHSPTLKEEPLHNTIMTAINNVVENNGDFIGAFRENVIRVIGGYSTKDIPTKYDEQIESLQKEMLTLIEENAKQGSVAEDFDDTYKRISDQINELKQAKLKLVREKKQADRYEQQLKEIDSTLKIVRPQVREFDEDLVRRLIKIIKVNKGEKLEIQFESGITMEQMVDYYD, encoded by the coding sequence ATGTTTCATATTTTTTTAAGTCCCTACTTGACACAAGGTGATGACGGAAAATCAGCAACCAATACAAAAAAGAGAGATGATTTTAATGCCATGATCGAAGATTGTATGGCTGGGAAAATAGATATGGTTATAACAAAATCTGTCAGCAGATTTGCAAGAAATACAGTAGATTCTTTACAAACTATAAGGAAACTAAAAGAAAATAATATAGCCATATTTTTTGAAAAGGAGGGTGTTAATACCTCAGAAAGTACAGGAGAATTACTTATTACTATCTTAAGCAGCCAAGCCCAAGAGGAAAGCCGAAACCTAAGTGAAAATACAAAATGGGGCATTGTAAGAAGATACGAAAATGGAATCATCTCAGTTAACCATAAAAAATTTATGGGGTACACCAAAGATAAAAAAAGTGGTGAACTGGTCATATTACCTGAACAAGCAGAGATAGTAAGACGTATTTTTAGGATGTACTTAGAAGGCAACAGTATACTAGAGATAACCAGAGCCTTAGAGGCAGATAAAATTAAAACGGTTACAGGGAAAGATAAATGGTATACCGGTGTGATTGAAAAAATGTTAGCCAATGAAAAATATATGGGAGATGCCTTAATGCAGAAGACCTACACTGTAGATTTTCTGACAAAGAAACGAGTGAAGAACAACGGAATCGTACCACAATATTATATCGAAGATAATCATGAGGCCATTATACCAAAGGAATTATTTTATAAAGTACAGGAAGAAAAGGCAAGAAGAGCCAGCCTGAATAAATCAGCAATTACAAGAAAAGCAAATAAATTAAAGAAAGAAAAAAGCAAATTCAGCTCAAAATATGCATTAACAGAAATCTTGGTATGTGCCGAATGCGGACATCCATATCGCAGACAGACATGGTCAAAATATGGACAAAAAAGTGCAGTGTGGAGATGTGAGAATAGGCTAAAGAATGGTACAAAAGCAAGTTGCAAGCACTCACCTACATTAAAAGAAGAACCACTGCATAATACCATAATGACAGCCATTAATAATGTAGTAGAAAACAATGGAGATTTTATAGGGGCATTCAGAGAAAATGTCATCAGAGTCATAGGGGGTTATTCCACAAAAGATATTCCTACAAAATATGATGAGCAGATTGAATCGCTGCAAAAAGAAATGCTAACATTAATTGAAGAAAACGCAAAACAAGGATCTGTAGCAGAAGATTTCGACGATACATATAAAAGGATATCAGATCAGATAAACGAGCTTAAACAAGCAAAATTAAAGCTTGTTAGGGAAAAGAAACAGGCAGATAGATACGAACAGCAACTAAAGGAAATAGACAGTACATTAAAGATAGTAAGACCACAGGTAAGAGAGTTTGATGAGGATTTAGTAAGAAGATTAATAAAGATCATCAAAGTGAATAAGGGTGAAAAGCTGGAGATACAGTTCGAATCAGGTATAACCATGGAACAGATGGTAGATTATTATGATTAG
- a CDS encoding IS3 family transposase, producing MCQVLEVSRSGYCAWKDRGPSNRELENQQILKIAKESYTHNRGICGLDKMLADVREKFPKCSRHRLYRLQKQNNLYSKRKKKFKATTNSNHKFPVAENLLNQDFNIDKPNTVWVTDRYYICRHP from the coding sequence ATGTGCCAAGTCCTTGAAGTATCCCGGAGCGGCTATTGTGCTTGGAAAGACAGAGGTCCAAGTAATAGAGAGCTTGAAAATCAACAAATCCTTAAAATAGCCAAGGAAAGTTATACACACAACAGAGGAATATGTGGCCTAGATAAAATGTTAGCAGATGTAAGAGAGAAATTCCCCAAATGTAGCCGTCATCGACTTTACAGACTGCAAAAACAGAATAATTTATACTCCAAGCGTAAAAAGAAATTTAAAGCTACCACAAACTCCAATCACAAGTTTCCTGTGGCAGAAAACCTGCTTAACCAGGACTTTAATATAGATAAACCCAATACCGTATGGGTTACAGACAGATATTACATATGTAGACACCCTTGA
- a CDS encoding transposase, protein MPDIQKNYTKRIAKVLGNNPVILVDDTDVIKPHGKKFEALGKVKDDSSKDNKIEKGYLVTEMVGLTASKNPVNLVLATNKIIKGKEDVVDIVRTYMSRWRIEEYFRFKKQHFGFKNFRVRSLRSINNLNQLLTYAIGLLGILAEKMNSNYCTLRIKRLK, encoded by the coding sequence TTGCCGGATATCCAAAAAAACTACACAAAAAGAATAGCAAAAGTCTTGGGTAATAACCCGGTCATCCTAGTAGATGATACAGATGTCATTAAACCTCATGGTAAAAAGTTTGAGGCACTCGGTAAGGTGAAAGATGATTCCAGTAAGGACAATAAAATTGAGAAGGGTTATTTAGTAACGGAAATGGTAGGTTTAACGGCTAGTAAAAATCCCGTAAATTTAGTACTTGCAACAAACAAAATAATCAAAGGTAAAGAAGATGTTGTAGATATTGTTAGAACCTATATGTCTAGATGGCGTATTGAGGAGTATTTCCGTTTTAAAAAGCAACATTTTGGGTTTAAAAACTTCAGAGTGAGAAGTTTAAGATCTATCAATAATCTTAATCAACTTCTAACATATGCTATAGGCCTACTAGGTATTCTAGCAGAAAAAATGAACAGTAACTACTGCACTTTGAGAATTAAACGTTTAAAATAG
- a CDS encoding accessory gene regulator ArgB-like protein has translation MKHFANLLTNKLVVWNIIKSEDRELYAYGFWQGTILIINFITVVIIGLLCHMLWQSLIFMLAYGVLRPVAGGYHARTQRNCYIFSILLLLAVLGLLYWFPWNAVYGISVAVVATCIVFLLAPVEDENKPLDKIEQVVYKRRSRWSSLSLLCITIILIMVGKFETAYCIAVAIMALAVMLILGKLKNMATQKSTC, from the coding sequence ATGAAACATTTTGCAAATTTACTTACAAATAAACTTGTGGTTTGGAATATTATAAAATCCGAGGATCGAGAGCTGTATGCTTATGGCTTTTGGCAAGGAACTATTTTAATTATTAACTTTATTACGGTAGTCATCATCGGATTGCTGTGTCACATGTTGTGGCAGAGTTTGATTTTTATGCTGGCCTATGGAGTTTTGCGGCCAGTAGCTGGAGGTTATCATGCAAGAACTCAGCGAAATTGCTATATTTTTTCTATACTGTTATTGTTGGCTGTCCTTGGGCTACTATACTGGTTTCCTTGGAATGCTGTCTACGGAATTTCTGTTGCCGTAGTAGCCACCTGTATTGTTTTCTTGCTCGCTCCTGTTGAAGATGAAAATAAACCTTTAGACAAAATAGAGCAGGTTGTTTATAAAAGACGAAGCAGATGGAGTTCTCTCTCATTGCTATGCATTACAATAATTTTGATAATGGTTGGAAAATTTGAAACTGCATACTGCATTGCCGTAGCTATAATGGCTTTAGCAGTCATGCTTATTTTAGGTAAGTTAAAAAATATGGCAACTCAAAAATCGACTTGTTAG
- a CDS encoding ATP-binding protein, which yields MTSFYGVNQEYVNSGNNTIDSIINFKLNSSKNLNILVSTDILIPEELSLKTFDIAVILGNLLDNAIEAVSNIDDRWIDIKLKYTKGRLIIEINNSYDGKLKKVDGHFISYKTDKENHGLGLKSVEAALKNYDGAIQILHDSNKFTVKVLLYLCK from the coding sequence TTGACTTCTTTCTATGGCGTGAATCAAGAGTATGTAAACAGTGGAAACAACACTATAGACAGTATCATTAACTTCAAATTGAATTCATCTAAAAACCTAAATATCTTAGTCTCCACCGATATTCTAATCCCAGAGGAGTTATCTCTGAAAACATTTGATATAGCTGTTATTCTCGGAAATCTTCTTGATAATGCAATAGAAGCAGTTTCAAATATTGATGACCGATGGATTGATATAAAATTAAAGTATACAAAAGGGCGTCTGATAATTGAAATTAATAATTCCTATGATGGAAAATTGAAAAAGGTAGATGGCCATTTTATTTCTTATAAAACCGACAAGGAAAATCATGGGTTAGGTTTAAAGAGCGTTGAGGCAGCCTTGAAAAACTATGATGGAGCAATACAGATTTTACATGATTCCAACAAATTTACAGTAAAGGTATTGCTTTATCTCTGCAAATAA
- a CDS encoding HD domain-containing protein → MRDDIIKYLGAEVKRRCELPDNFFGMGCFYHIEAVVKNSELLADKYNADKEVVIIAAWLHDIASVTDYNLYKQHHIYGAEMANDILQQLGYDRNKIKLVEQCIKNHRGSISNNRKTVEELCVADADAISHFDNIPSLLYLTYVKRKMGIDEGKMFVRNKLERSFQKLSSESKGYYLDKYEQTIRILV, encoded by the coding sequence ATGAGAGATGATATTATAAAATATCTGGGTGCTGAAGTGAAAAGAAGATGTGAATTGCCAGATAATTTTTTTGGCATGGGTTGCTTTTATCATATTGAAGCGGTAGTGAAAAACTCTGAATTGCTTGCAGATAAATATAATGCAGATAAAGAAGTTGTAATTATAGCTGCTTGGTTGCATGATATTGCTTCAGTAACAGATTATAACCTATATAAACAACATCATATTTATGGAGCAGAAATGGCAAATGATATTTTGCAACAGCTAGGGTATGATAGGAATAAAATTAAACTTGTTGAACAATGCATAAAAAACCATAGAGGCAGTATAAGTAATAATAGAAAAACTGTGGAAGAGTTATGTGTAGCTGATGCAGATGCAATTTCACATTTTGATAATATACCAAGTTTATTGTACTTAACTTATGTGAAAAGAAAAATGGGGATTGATGAAGGAAAGATGTTCGTGAGGAATAAATTAGAAAGGAGTTTCCAAAAACTTTCATCGGAAAGTAAGGGATATTATTTGGATAAATATGAACAAACAATTAGAATTTTGGTATAG
- a CDS encoding NUDIX domain-containing protein, translated as MEVNETPQDCLVRELKEELNINVSISKFCNEVTHDYGNMNINLIAYYCTIVDGKIRVSVHDKYTSGLK; from the coding sequence ATTGAAGTTAACGAAACCCCTCAAGATTGCCTTGTTAGAGAGCTTAAAGAGGAGCTTAATATAAATGTTTCTATCAGCAAATTTTGTAATGAGGTAACCCACGATTACGGTAATATGAACATTAATCTAATTGCATATTATTGCACTATAGTTGATGGAAAAATTCGGGTATCTGTTCATGATAAGTACACAAGTGGGTTAAAATAA
- a CDS encoding LytR/AlgR family response regulator transcription factor: MNIAICDDDKKICSQIENILLDYSNKNCIKVEIDVFFSGESLLSYLAQGNSYDLVYLDIEMGVTNGVEVGFQIRKVMKDYATEIVYISGKDGYDRQLFDVQPLHFIPKPIQASTVIDDLKLAMERAKKINESFQYQKLHDFYKIPVNDIIYFESQNREIKIVTTSCEDVFYGKLEDIELKVAGYQFLRIHRSFLINYNHVAILRYSEVVMSNDVTLPIGRTKRQEFRNLQINEI; this comes from the coding sequence ATGAATATAGCAATTTGCGATGACGATAAAAAAATATGTAGCCAAATTGAGAACATTCTTTTAGATTATTCAAATAAAAATTGCATAAAAGTCGAAATAGATGTATTTTTTTCAGGAGAAAGTCTGCTTTCATATTTGGCACAGGGAAATTCTTATGATTTAGTTTACTTAGATATAGAAATGGGAGTAACAAATGGTGTAGAGGTTGGATTCCAAATTAGGAAAGTAATGAAAGATTATGCCACAGAAATTGTGTATATATCAGGTAAGGACGGCTATGATCGCCAGCTCTTTGATGTTCAGCCACTACATTTTATACCAAAACCCATACAGGCATCAACTGTTATAGATGATTTGAAATTAGCGATGGAACGAGCAAAAAAGATCAATGAATCTTTTCAATATCAAAAATTACATGATTTTTATAAGATCCCAGTTAACGACATTATTTATTTTGAGAGCCAAAACAGGGAAATAAAAATTGTAACGACAAGTTGCGAAGATGTATTTTATGGAAAATTAGAGGATATTGAATTAAAGGTTGCAGGGTATCAATTTTTACGCATCCACCGATCTTTTTTGATTAACTATAATCATGTGGCTATATTGCGGTATTCGGAGGTAGTTATGTCTAACGATGTAACACTACCCATTGGCCGAACAAAACGGCAAGAGTTCCGAAACTTGCAAATTAATGAGATTTAA
- a CDS encoding IS3 family transposase codes for MNPIPYGLQTDITYVDTLEGWLYLATVKDIYTKEIVGWATANNMKTDLCIRALESAAMRHRPPKGLIHHSDRGVQYCSKEYQSLLNKYYMIPSMSRKGNCYDNACAETFFLTIKCEILYHDRYKTRR; via the coding sequence ATAAACCCAATACCGTATGGGTTACAGACAGATATTACATATGTAGACACCCTTGAGGGCTGGCTGTATTTAGCCACTGTAAAAGATATATACACCAAAGAAATCGTAGGCTGGGCTACAGCAAATAATATGAAGACTGATTTATGCATAAGAGCTCTTGAAAGTGCAGCAATGAGACATAGACCTCCCAAAGGACTTATTCATCACTCCGACAGAGGGGTACAGTATTGCAGCAAAGAATACCAAAGTCTACTCAACAAATACTATATGATTCCCAGTATGAGCCGTAAAGGCAATTGCTATGATAATGCTTGTGCGGAAACATTCTTTTTGACAATAAAATGTGAGATTCTTTATCACGATAGATATAAAACCAGAAGGTAA
- a CDS encoding transposase, with amino-acid sequence MNKNGKRYSDEFKADAMSLVKEGRSISSVAKDLGISYQSLRNWLNASRQKQDPEASRILELEA; translated from the coding sequence ATGAATAAAAACGGCAAACGGTATAGTGACGAATTTAAAGCTGATGCCATGAGCCTTGTAAAAGAAGGAAGGTCAATATCTAGCGTGGCAAAAGATTTAGGTATTAGCTATCAAAGTCTGCGCAACTGGCTTAATGCTTCAAGGCAAAAACAAGACCCCGAAGCATCTAGAATATTGGAGCTTGAGGCCTAG